The following are from one region of the Venenivibrio stagnispumantis genome:
- the hemL gene encoding glutamate-1-semialdehyde 2,1-aminomutase has translation MKFERSKQLFEEAKKYLVGGVNSPVRAFKSVGGEPIFIKKGKGSRIWDEDNNEYIDYVLSWGPLILGHANEQIVNAIKQISNFGTSFGAPTELEIEMAKAVVDAVKSVEMVRFVSSGTEATMSAIRLARGYTKRKKIIKFDGCYHGHGDSLLVSAGSGVATLGIPGTPGIPEELASLTIVLPYNNIDAVKEAFEKYGEDIACVIIEPVAGNMGVVAPSKEYHQELREITKKYGALLIWDEVMTGFRLAYGGAQELYGIEPDITTFGKVIGGGLPVGAYGGKREIMEYVAPVGPVYQAGTLSGNPLAMAAGLKQLQILKEKNPYPSLDEKGKILEDGINSLIQKYDIKARVNRVGSMITLFFTDKDVVDFETAKSSDTELFGRFFRKMLQLGVYLPPSQFEAAFLSDAHSKEDINETLNKIEEAFRYLKK, from the coding sequence ATGAAGTTTGAAAGGTCTAAACAGCTTTTTGAAGAAGCTAAAAAATATCTTGTAGGTGGTGTAAATTCACCGGTTAGAGCTTTTAAATCTGTTGGTGGTGAGCCTATTTTTATAAAAAAAGGAAAAGGAAGCAGAATATGGGATGAAGATAATAATGAATATATAGATTATGTGCTTTCTTGGGGGCCTCTTATTCTCGGACATGCAAACGAACAAATTGTAAATGCAATAAAACAAATCTCTAATTTCGGCACAAGTTTTGGAGCTCCTACAGAGCTTGAGATAGAGATGGCAAAAGCTGTTGTAGATGCAGTTAAATCTGTTGAGATGGTTAGATTTGTAAGCTCCGGAACAGAAGCAACAATGAGTGCTATAAGGCTTGCAAGGGGATATACAAAAAGAAAAAAGATAATAAAGTTTGATGGATGTTATCACGGACACGGCGATAGTTTGCTTGTTTCAGCCGGCTCAGGAGTTGCTACCCTTGGTATTCCGGGAACTCCGGGGATACCGGAAGAGCTTGCATCTTTAACAATAGTTTTACCTTATAACAATATAGATGCTGTAAAAGAAGCCTTTGAAAAATACGGAGAAGATATTGCTTGCGTTATTATAGAACCGGTTGCAGGAAATATGGGAGTTGTTGCACCTTCAAAGGAGTATCACCAAGAATTAAGGGAGATTACAAAAAAATATGGAGCTTTACTTATATGGGATGAAGTTATGACAGGATTTAGACTTGCTTATGGTGGAGCACAGGAGCTATATGGAATAGAGCCAGATATAACAACATTTGGAAAAGTTATAGGTGGTGGATTACCGGTTGGAGCTTATGGTGGAAAAAGGGAGATTATGGAATATGTAGCACCGGTTGGACCTGTATATCAGGCAGGAACCCTTTCAGGAAATCCACTTGCAATGGCTGCAGGTTTAAAACAGCTTCAAATACTCAAAGAAAAAAATCCTTATCCATCCCTTGATGAAAAAGGAAAGATTTTAGAAGATGGTATAAATTCTTTAATACAAAAATATGATATAAAAGCAAGAGTAAATAGAGTTGGCTCTATGATAACATTATTCTTTACAGATAAAGATGTAGTAGATTTTGAAACTGCAAAAAGTTCAGATACCGAATTATTCGGAAGATTTTTCAGAAAGATGCTACAGCTTGGCGTATATCTTCCACCTTCCCAGTTTGAAGCAGCATTTTTATCAGATGCCCATAGCAAAGAAGATATAAATGAAACATTAAACAAAATAGAAGAAGCATTTAGATATTTGAAAAAATAG
- the nrdR gene encoding transcriptional regulator NrdR translates to MRCPKCGSFNDKVLDTRQSKDGTVIRRRRECLDCGYRFTTYERIEEEKIIVKKKNGTTEPFNKEKIIRGIKLAAKNRPITDTQIQNIADEIEKYLLEEGKLVVESSEIGDLVKERLKELDPITYIRFKSVYNQFSDIKDFKQTIQEIEKEEDK, encoded by the coding sequence ATGAGATGTCCCAAATGTGGTTCTTTTAATGATAAAGTCCTTGATACAAGACAATCTAAAGATGGCACCGTAATAAGAAGAAGGAGGGAATGCTTAGATTGCGGATATAGATTTACAACTTATGAAAGAATAGAAGAAGAAAAAATTATTGTTAAAAAGAAAAATGGAACAACAGAACCTTTTAATAAAGAAAAGATAATAAGAGGCATTAAACTTGCCGCAAAAAATAGACCTATTACTGATACTCAGATACAAAATATAGCAGATGAGATAGAAAAATATCTTCTTGAAGAAGGAAAATTGGTGGTAGAAAGCTCAGAAATAGGAGATTTAGTAAAAGAAAGATTAAAAGAGCTTGACCCTATAACATATATAAGATTTAAATCTGTTTATAACCAATTTTCAGATATAAAAGATTTTAAACAAACAATACAGGAAATAGAAAAGGAAGAGGATAAATGA
- a CDS encoding undecaprenyl-diphosphate phosphatase, translating to MNTIEAFILGVVEGLTEFLPISSTGHLILVSTLLGIVQTENQKAFEVAIQLGSIMAVVFLYFERLIKDKELIKRILIAFIPTGILGFLLYKIIKSFFNPFVVVFMLFIGGIILILIELYHKNKDYPIKSVNQISYGKAFLIGIFQSFAMIPGTSRSGATIVGGLILGLERKLAAEFSFLLAVPTMFMATFYDIFKHHNDFNFSDWQNLIVGFITAFIFAILSIKFLLKFISNHNFIAFGIYRIIVAILFYFTVLR from the coding sequence ATGAATACAATAGAAGCTTTTATCTTAGGTGTTGTTGAAGGATTAACAGAGTTTTTACCAATATCTTCTACCGGTCATCTTATATTGGTTTCTACATTACTTGGAATAGTGCAGACCGAAAATCAAAAAGCATTTGAAGTAGCTATTCAGCTTGGCTCTATAATGGCTGTTGTTTTTTTATATTTTGAAAGATTGATAAAAGATAAAGAGCTTATAAAAAGGATTTTGATAGCATTTATACCTACCGGTATTCTGGGATTTTTACTTTATAAAATTATTAAATCCTTTTTTAATCCATTTGTTGTTGTTTTTATGCTTTTTATAGGTGGTATTATACTGATATTGATAGAGCTATATCATAAAAACAAAGATTATCCTATAAAATCTGTAAACCAGATAAGTTACGGAAAAGCATTTTTAATCGGTATTTTTCAATCATTTGCTATGATACCAGGAACATCACGCTCCGGTGCAACAATCGTAGGCGGATTAATACTTGGTCTTGAAAGAAAATTGGCGGCAGAATTTTCATTTTTACTTGCAGTTCCTACAATGTTTATGGCTACTTTTTATGATATATTCAAACATCACAATGATTTTAATTTTTCAGATTGGCAAAATCTAATAGTCGGTTTTATAACAGCTTTTATATTTGCAATTTTATCAATAAAATTTTTACTTAAATTTATATCAAACCATAATTTTATAGCATTTGGCATTTATAGAATTATCGTTGCAATATTGTTTTATTTTACTGTTTTGAGGTGA
- the trpC gene encoding indole-3-glycerol phosphate synthase TrpC, whose protein sequence is MDILEKIINTKKEELKEFTDDYISIIERMAEEREKIYSFSEAFSQKGINIIAEIKKASPSKGVIREDFNPVEIAKIYQENGAKAISVLTDIKYFQGSLEYLKEVREVVNLPLLRKDFIIDERQILEARAWGADAFLLIARVLTKNQIKRFIEFGEELGLEALVEIHSLDEGKKAINAGAKIVGINNRDLSTFNVDINLSKQLAPKLKEMGASIVISESGINTKEQILELLNYQIDGFLIGESLMKEKDIGKKLRELIG, encoded by the coding sequence ATGGATATTTTGGAAAAGATTATAAACACAAAAAAAGAAGAGCTAAAAGAATTTACAGATGATTATATAAGTATAATTGAAAGAATGGCTGAAGAAAGGGAAAAGATATATTCTTTTTCAGAAGCTTTTTCACAGAAAGGAATAAATATAATAGCCGAAATAAAGAAAGCCTCTCCTTCTAAGGGAGTTATAAGAGAGGATTTTAATCCGGTAGAGATAGCAAAGATATATCAAGAAAATGGAGCAAAAGCCATATCCGTTTTAACAGATATAAAATATTTTCAAGGAAGCTTAGAATATCTAAAAGAAGTTCGGGAAGTTGTTAATCTACCATTATTGAGAAAGGATTTTATAATTGATGAAAGACAGATATTAGAAGCAAGGGCTTGGGGAGCAGATGCATTTTTATTAATTGCAAGGGTTCTTACAAAAAATCAGATAAAAAGATTTATAGAGTTTGGAGAAGAGCTTGGACTTGAGGCTTTGGTTGAGATACATTCCTTAGATGAAGGAAAAAAAGCTATAAATGCCGGTGCAAAAATCGTAGGAATAAATAATAGAGATTTATCAACATTTAATGTAGATATAAATTTATCAAAACAGCTTGCTCCGAAATTAAAAGAGATGGGAGCATCTATTGTTATAAGTGAAAGTGGGATAAATACAAAAGAACAGATTTTAGAACTACTTAATTATCAGATTGATGGATTTTTAATAGGCGAATCCTTAATGAAAGAAAAAGATATAGGTAAAAAATTAAGGGAGCTTATAGGCTAA